The Impatiens glandulifera chromosome 8, dImpGla2.1, whole genome shotgun sequence genome includes a window with the following:
- the LOC124912046 gene encoding F-box/WD-40 repeat-containing protein At5g21040, whose amino-acid sequence MAFQCPKHNQVEPSKKISERTLEDFRKNKCVDNNNQELLRSDFQTSIPEISAIFPPSIADLPPALISEILNCLDPKELAVVSCVSTSLYRIASDQRVWKEFYFERWGQPITPSHMGSGSGSSSSSSMMSDEKTWKELFVEREFRSKTFLGRYNVDVLYGHTEAVRTVFLLASKKLLFTAGYDSIVRMWDIEEGLAITSSRPLGCTIRAVVADSKILIVGGTDGFVHGWKAEEGLPYLFDLKSSRNQTTEFRLWEHEGPITCLALDITRIYSGSWDMTIRVWDRSSLKCLHVMRHNDWVWSLAPHDTTVATASGSDIYIWDSNNGCRVGVFSNAHLGGVYSLARSHTGKLLFTGGEDGSIRMFEINNSHCPKPIAKWIPHAGPVYSLAFEFPWLVSASSDGKLSLIDVRKLLKPSKKIGLAKNNVEPPQRMLNGFGCNLFAVDIGYDRIVCGGEEGVVRMWNFSGALESERKARALRGVRLENRMRRRRVQHEMNRKSGRSDHQCSVVAGKKNPISSDRSGVWLSKRGISGKS is encoded by the coding sequence ATGGCATTTCAATGCCCGAAACACAATCAGGTTGAACCGTCGAAGAAGATTTCAGAAAGAACCCTCGAAGATTTCAGAAAGAATAAATGCGTTGATAATAATAACCAGGAACTGCTGAGATCTGATTTCCAAACTAGTATCCCAGAAATTTCCGCCATTTTCCCTCCCTCCATTGCTGACCTCCCCCCTGCATTAATATCCGAGATTCTCAACTGCCTTGATCCAAAAGAGCTTGCTGTAGTCTCCTGCGTGTCTACTTCTCTCTATAGGATTGCTTCTGATCAGCGGGTCTGGAAAGAGTTCTACTTCGAGAGATGGGGGCAACCCATAACCCCATCCCACATGGGCTCTGGCTCtggttcttcatcttcatcatcgaTGATGTCCGATGAGAAGACATGGAAGGAGCTCTTTGTGGAGAGGGAATTTCGTAGCAAAACATTTCTTGGACGGTATAATGTTGATGTTTTGTATGGTCACACAGAAGCGGTTCGGACAGTTTTCCTCTTAGCTTCAAAGAAGCTTTTGTTCACTGCAGGTTATGATTCCATCGTCCGAATGTGGGATATTGAAGAAGGGTTAGCGATTACATCCTCTCGCCCGCTTGGTTGCACTATAAGGGCGGTTGTTGCTGATTCCAAAATTCTCATCGTTGGTGGAACCGATGGATTTGTACATGGATGGAAAGCGGAAGAAGGATTGCCTTACTTGTTTGACCTTAAGAGTTCTCGAAACCAGACAACTGAATTTCGCCTTTGGGAACACGAAGGACCTATAACTTGCCTTGCTTTGGATATAACTAGAATCTATAGTGGTTCTTGGGATATGACTATTCGCGTTTGGGACCGTTCTTCATTGAAATGCCTACACGTGATGAGACACAATGATTGGGTATGGAGTCTCGCCCCTCACGACACAACAGTTGCAACTGCTTCCGGCTCTGACATCTACATTTGGGATAGTAACAACGGTTGTCGAGTTGGAGTCTTTAGTAACGCCCATTTAGGCGGAGTTTACTCCTTAGCCCGTAGCCATACCGGGAAGCTCCTTTTCACCGGAGGAGAAGATGGTTCTATACGCATGTTTGAGATCAACAATTCCCATTGCCCTAAACCGATTGCGAAGTGGATACCTCACGCTGGCCCCGTCTACTCGCTCGCGTTTGAATTCCCATGGCTTGTCTCTGCATCAAGCGACGGAAAGCTCTCGCTTATCGACGTTCGGAAGCTTCTAAAACCGTCAAAGAAGATTGGGTTGGCGAAGAATAATGTGGAGCCACCTCAGAGGATGTTGAATGGATTTGGTTGTAATTTGTTTGCAGTGGATATCGGTTATGATCGTATAGTTTGCGGAGGGGAAGAAGGGGTTGTTAGGATGTGGAATTTCTCCGGAGCGTTGGAGAGCGAAAGGAAAGCTCGAGCTTTGAGAGGGGTACGGTTGGAGAATAGGATGAGGAGGCGTAGGGTTCAACACGAGATGAATCGGAAAAGTGGTCGGAGTGATCATCAATGTTCGGTGGTGGCGGGGAAAAAGAATCCGATTAGTAGCGATAGGAGCGGGGTTTGGTTGAGTAAACGCGGGATTAGTGGTAAAAGTTGA
- the LOC124911175 gene encoding DNA ligase 1: protein MDKKRKLPQTKKTLLPDRSSGSDSRPKMKKVTITSPYFQKHLPIPTCERDVNLTKVSDTKESSRTERGQKKKNNNKENKEKTAKLNQDDGGHTAQPTQVILALPCFNSAIKLGMQRSADNPVVVSSVEQTKDGFNSSCLFDGNLGNVLRTDACANLGKKRRNTRDNDSEKTYVQCCETLKTKKMKNRKEDKGEDEQTKDGLNSSCLFDGNLGNVLRTDACANLGKKRRNTRDNDSEKTNVQCCETVKTKKMKKRKEEKSEDEQRSNSNKHHSGANHLETSLTSLKNRIKIINDKERISDERYLDNCAVSYDSETAKRRPLVMQHENDGLLSVKEATGSTRRVKRENDDILSEKVATASKRRVKHVNDDLLSEKGATGSKMRVKHVNDDLLSEKGATGSKKRAKHQNDGLLSEKGTTIGSKNRVKHENGDLLSEKVSIGSKRHVRHENDDVLLSENEATGSKRRVKHENDVLLSEKEATGCKRRVKHDNDDLLLEKGATTSKGRVKYENDDLLSEKGATGSKMSVKHGNDGLLSEKGATASKKRVKQRRILPSDESFKLTSCEQNKNMLLEKGEKKGKVKKKTQEGIKIVSGYFNTGRKNPNDSSVCIVLPKKSKRKPQVLSAVEKQDVAYRRRLVDNTWKPPRSSFGLLQEDHVHDPWRVLVICMLLNRTTGLQAKRVISDLFTLCPDAETAINVPVEKIEKVIQSLGLQKKRAVMLNRFSHEYLQQTWTNVTQLHGIGKYAADAYAIFCTGEWERVRPTDHMLNKYWEFLCNNRSMNT, encoded by the exons ATGGACAAGAAACGAAAGCTTCCTCAGACGAAGAAGACTCTTCTTCCCGACAGAAGTTCAGGAAGCGACTCGCGGCCGAAGATGAAGAAGGTAACTATTACTTCTCCTTATTTCCAAAAACACTTGCCTATTCCAACTTGCGAACGAGATGTCAACTTGACAAAAGTTAGTGACACTAAAGAGAGTTCGAGAACAGAGAGAgggcagaagaagaagaataacaaTAAGGAGAACAAGGAAAAGACTGCCAAACTAAATCAGGATGATGGTGGGCATACGGCCCAACCGACGCAGGTTATTTTGGCTCTTCCTTGTTTTAATAGTGCAATAAAACTAGGAATGCAACGTAGTGCTGACAATCCTGTTGTTGTCTCTTCTGTTGAACAAACCAAAGATGGATTCAATTCTTCCTGCTTGTTTGATGGAAATCTGGGAAATGTGTTAAGAACTGATGCATGTGCTAACTTAgggaaaaagagaagaaatacTAGAGATAATGATAGTGAGAAGACTTATGTCCAATGCTGTGAAACACTCAAAACTAAGAAGATGAAAAACAGAAAAGAGGATAAGGGTGAGGATGAACAAACCAAAGATGGATTGAATTCTTCCTGCTTGTTTGATGGAAATCTGGGAAATGTGTTAAGAACTGATGCATGTGCTAACTTagggaagaagagaagaaatacTAGAGATAATGATAGTGAGAAGACTAATGTCCAATGCTGTGAAACAGTCAAAactaagaagatgaagaagagaaaagaGGAAAAGAGTGAGGATGAACAAAGAAGCAATTCTAACAAACACCATAGCGGAGCTAATCACTTGGAAACAAGTTTAACTTCTTTGAAGAATAGGATTAAAATAATCAATGATAAAGAGAGAATAAGTGATGAAAGATATTTGGACAACTGTGCTGTCTCTTATGATTCAGAAACTGCAAAAAGGAGGCCGCTTGTTATGCAACATGAGAATGATGGATTACTATCTGTAAAAGAAGCAACCGGAAGTACAAGGCGTGTGAAGCGTGAGAATGATGACATACTTTCTGAAAAAGTAGCAACCGCAAGTAAAAGACGTGTGAAACATGTGAATGATGACTTACTATCTGAAAAAGGAGCAACCGGAAGTAAAATGCGTGTGAAACATGTGAATGATGATTTACTATCTGAAAAGGGAGCAACCGGAAGCAAAAAGCGCGCGAAACATCAAAATGATGGCTTACTATCTGAAAAAGGAACAACAATCGGAAGCAAAAATCGCGTGAAACATGAGAATGGTGACTTACTATCTGAAAAAGTATCAATCGGAAGTAAAAGGCATGTGAGACATGAGAATGATGATGTCTTACTATCTGAAAATGAAGCAACCGGAAGTAAAAGGCGTGTGAAACATGAGAATGATGTCTTACTATCTGAAAAAGAAGCAACTGGATGTAAAAGGCGTGTGAAACATGATAATGATGACTTACTATTAGAAAAAGGAGCAACCACAAGTAAAGGGCGTGTGAAATATGAGAATGATGACTTACTATCTGAAAAAGGAGCAACCGGAAGTAAAATGTCTGTGAAACATGGGAATGATGGCTTACTATCTGAAAAAGGAGCAACTGCAAGTAAAAAGCGTGTGAAACAAAGAAGGATTTTACCATCCGATGAAAGTTTCAAATTGACATCTTGTGAACAAAATAAGAATATGCTGTTGGAGAAAGGAGAAAAGAAGGGTAAAGTGAAGAAGAAAACACAAGAAGGAATTAAAATTGTTTCAGGTTATTTTAATACAGGACGAAAAAATCCAAATGACTCGTCTGTATGTATAGTGCTGCCAAAGAAATCTAAAAGAAAACCACAGGTTCTTTCGGCTGTTGAGAAACAAGATGTTGCCTATCGAAGAAGGTTAGTGGATAACACGTGGAAGCCTCCACGGTCTAGTTTTGGACTCTTACAGGAAGATCACGTTCATGATCCTTGGAGGGTACTTGTCATATGCATGCTTCTTAACAGAACTACTGGTTTACAA GCAAAAAGGGTTATATCAGATCTCTTCACGTTGTGCCCTGATGCTGAAACAGCCATAAATGTTCCAGTTGAGAAGATAGAAAAGGTAATTCAATCCCTTGGTCTTCAAAAGAAGAGGGCAGTTATGCTTAATCGCTTCTCCCATGAGTATCTTCAACAAACATGGACCAATGTCACCCAGCTTCATGGTATTGGCAA ATATGCGGCTGATGCTTATGCTATATTTTGCACGGGAGAGTGGGAGCGTGTGAGACCAACCGATCATATGCTAAACAAATACTGGGAATTTCTTTGTAACAATCGATCGATGAACACGTGA
- the LOC124911176 gene encoding calmodulin-7-like, with protein sequence MAEQLTDGQISEFKEAFSLFDKDGDGSITTKELGTVMRSLGQNPTESELQDMITEVDADGNGTIDFPEFLTLMARKMKDTDSEEELKEAFRVFDKDQNGFISAAELRHVMTNLGEKLTDEEVDEMVREADVDGDGQINYEEFVKVMMAK encoded by the exons ATGGCCGAACAGCTCACCGATGGTCAGATCTCTGAATTTAAAGAGGCTTTTAGCCTTTTCGATAAGGATGGAGATG GCAGTATCACTACAAAGGAGCTAGGAACAGTTATGCGATCATTGGGACAGAACCCGACAGAATCTGAGCTACAAGACATGATTACTGAAGTGGATGCTGATGGAAATGGAACCATTGACTTCCCGGAATTTCTTACTCTTATGGCTAGAAAAATGAAGGACACGGACTCTGAGGAGGAGTTGAAAGAAGCTTTCAGGGTTTTTGACAAGGATCAAAACGGATTCATATCTGCAGCAGAGCTTCGTCATGTGATGACGAATCTGGGTGAAAAACTGACAGATGAAGAAGTTGATGAAATGGTACGCGAGGCTGATGTAGATGGTGATGGACAAATCAACTATGAGGAGTTCGTCAAAGTCATGATGGCCAAGTGA